A single Papilio machaon chromosome 12, ilPapMach1.1, whole genome shotgun sequence DNA region contains:
- the LOC106711187 gene encoding uncharacterized protein LOC106711187 → MDIQTLKKSRASFKSKLTVFKKFLDTLLPSKTINSVQAHELTIRNGKMQEMYNDFDSIQNDIEGLTDIPDDEYAERAAFENSYFSAMAVAQDLLSRHAAVNAATAAGNDSASVSGSGVIGYSELQSRSKWRTRGTQPQLGEMVVVKDDRLPPNRWLIGRITGVHPGSDGVNRVADVLTTTGTLRRAYNRLCPLPAALDQDAPDPRGAACLRHI, encoded by the exons ATGGACATCCaaactttgaaaaaatctAGAGCAAGCTTCAAATCGAAATTAacagtgtttaaaaaatttctagATACATTATTACCTAGCAAAACTATAAATAGTGTACAGGCCCATGAATTAACCATAAGAAATGGGAAAATGCAAGAAATGTACAATGATTTTGACTCGATACAGAATGATATAGAAGGATTAACCGACATTCCAGATGACGAGTATGCAGAACGAGCTGCCTTCGAGAACAGCTACTTCAGCGCCATGGCTGTTGCGCAGGATTTGCTCAGCAGGCATGCCGCTGTTAATGCTGCTACTGCTGCGGGCAATGACAGTGCATCGGTGTCGGGCTCAGGTGTTATTGGATATTCAG AACTCCAGTCCCGCAGCAAGTGGCGCACGCGAGGAACGCAACCGCAATTAGGAGAAATGGTCGTCGTGAAGGATGATCGCCTTCCACCAAACCGATGGCTGATTGGAAGGATCACTGGCGTCCACCCTGGCAGCGACGGTGTCAACCGCGTCGCTGACGTCCTCACCACAACCGGGACGCTGCGCAGAGCCTACAACCGCCTCTGCCCACTACCTGCTGCGTTGGACCAGGATGCTCCTGACCCAAGGGGGGCAGCCTGTCTAcgccatatttaa
- the LOC106708836 gene encoding ATP-dependent RNA helicase DBP2 has product MQFNGFHNQHPIFRPRLDQNEQFGKMPYYNGGVPDFGGPKNFNPRNMGNKNFRPRSDFNGVRNDFNNQKNGNEFGGPKDYRPRNNFNNQQQKNEYDGEKSPVGNQFYNGQNDFGGPKQQGFQKNNYGPKSFNGNQGNPNQQGYGQRKSYSPTMGQNHQQSMEFKGRKLQSMKAKHPGDALVKPMWDLSKLGPIMKDFYKPHVNVEGRTEEDVQMFRATKEITVSGNNVPRPNQMFDEGNFPEHILETIKEQGWEEPTGIQAQGWPIALSGRDMVGIASTGSGKTLAYMLPAAVHIVHQQRIQRGDGPIALILAPTRELAQQIQSVAQAYSANGCIRNTCIFGGSPKGPQARDLERGVEIVIATPGRLIDFLERGATNLRRCTYLVLDEADRMLDMGFEPQIRKIIEQIRPDRQVLMWSATWPKEIQALAEDFLNDYIKVNIGSLNLSANNNIKQIVEVCEEHEKEMKLANLLKEISSEKDNKVIVFVETKKKVDDIARAVRRNGHKALAIHGDKSQPERDAVLTEFRNGATTILIATDVAARGLDVEDVKFVVNFDYPNSSEDYIHRIGRTGRCQQSGTAYTFFTSGDARQARGLVAVLRETGQNPPAKLNDMARNNNSGSGRNRWQQRKENNSGSSSPRQQSNQWNNKMANVNNEDNQNNYQARNQNQQAPRFTNQNQNNQGYRQNNYQKQVPFPSPTVFESMGNYQGGYTNGYQGNYNNQNGYGQRQFTNTRNNGPQYRNNNSNNGNKSGGSGSSYGSPPPHFATPAHYPQMHPHHQDMLGGKFYGGGVGGAGPCGYQAAVGAGVAYPHLPPGPLVYAAPIQQ; this is encoded by the exons ATGCAGTTCAACGGATTCCACAATCAACATCCTAT TTTCAGACCACGACTTGACCAGAATGAACAATTCGGTAAAATGCCATATTATAATGGTGGAGTTCCTGACTTTGGAGGGCCGAAAAACTTTAATCCCAGAAATATGGGCAATAAGAACTTTAGGCCAAGATCTGATTTTAATGGAGTAAGAAATGATTTTAACAACCAGAAAAATGGAAATGAATTTGGAGGGCCCAAGGACTACAGaccaagaaataattttaacaatcaaCAACAAAAGAATGAATATGATGGTGAAAAAAGCCCAGTAGGAAACCAGTTCTACAATGGGCAAAATGATTTTGGTGGACCTAAGCAGCAGGGTTTCCAGAAAAACAACTATGGCCCTAAGAGTTTTAATGGCAACCAAGGAAACCCTAATCAACAGGGCTATGGTCAACGAAAATCATATAGCCCTACTATGGGACAAAACCACCAACAATCAATGGAATTTAAGGGACGTAAACTTCAGAGCATGAAAGCTAAGCATCCTGGAGATGCCTTGGTCAAGCCCATGTGGGACCTATCAAAACTGGGTCCGATCATGAAGGATTTCTACAAGCCTCATGTCAATGTTGAAGGGCGCACGGAAGAGGATGTTCAGATGTTCCGGGctacaaaagaaataactgTTAGTGGCAACAATGTGCCACGTCCTAACCAGATGTTTGACGAGGGCAATTTCCCTGAACATATTTTGGAAACTATCAAAGAGCAAGGTTGGGAAGAGCCAACGGGTATTCAGGCCCAAGGGTGGCCGATTGCTTTATCTGGTCGCGATATGGTGGGCATTGCTTCTACTGGTTCCGGAAAAACATTAGCTTACATGCTTCCTGCTGCTGTTCACATTGTTCATCAACAACGAATTCAACGTGGTGATGGCCCCATTGCTCTCATATTAGCACCCACTCGGGAGTTGGCACAGCAAATTCAATCCGTTGCTCAAGCTTACAGTGCTAATGGCTGCATCCGTAATACTTGCATTTTTGGAGGTTCACCAAAAGGACCCCAGGCTAGAGACTTGGAAAGGGGAGTTGAAATTGTCATTGCCACTCCTGGTCGTTTGATCGATTTCCTTGAACGTGGGGCTACTAATTTGCGTCGCTGCACCTATTTGGTGCTGGATGAGGCTGACAGAATGCTGGACATGGGTTTCGAACCCCAGATTCGTAAGATCATTGAGCAAATTAGGCCCGACCGTCAGGTTTTGATGTGGTCTGCGACCTGGCCCAAAGAGATCCAAGCTCTGGCTGAAGATTTCTTGAATGATTATATCAAGGTGAATATCGGCTCATTAAACCTTTCCGCTAATAACAATATCAAACAGATTGTTGAAGTTTGTGAAGAACACGAAAAAGAGATGAAACTTGCTAATCTTCTGAAAGAGATTTCTTCCGAAAAAGATAACAAAGTTATTGTATTCGTGGaaacaaagaaaaag GTGGATGATATTGCGCGTGCTGTGCGCCGCAACGGCCATAAGGCTCTGGCGATCCACGGAGACAAGTCGCAGCCAGAGCGCGACGCCGTACTGACGGAGTTCCGTAACGGAGCCACCACCATCCTGATCGCCACCGACGTGGCTGCACGAGGCTTAGATGTGGAAGACGTTAAATTTGTTGTGAATTTCGATTACCCGAATTCATCGGAAGATTATATTCATAGAATAG GACGTACTGGTCGCTGCCAGCAATCTGGGACAGCGTATACATTCTTCACAAGCGGCGACGCTCGCCAAGCGCGCGGACTGGTAGCGGTGCTGCGTGAAACTGGCCAAAACCCTCCAGCTAAACTCAATGATATGGCCAGAAATAACAACAGTGGATCAg gCCGCAATCGCTGGCAACAAAGAAAAGAGAATAACAGCGGATCTAGCTCGCCCCGTCAACAGAGTAATCAGTGGAACAACAAAATGGCTAATGTTAACAATGAagacaatcaaaataattatcagGCTCGCAACCAGAACCAACAAGCACCTCGCTTCACAAACCAGAACCAAAACAACCAAGGTTATAGACAGAACAACTACCAAAAGCAGGTACCATTCCCCAGCCCCACTGTGTTTGAGTCGATGGGCAATTACCAAGGTGGATACACCAATGGATACCAAGGCAACTATAACAACCAAAATGGATATGGCCAGCGTCAATTTACAA ATACCCGCAATAATGGGCCCCAATATCGCAACAATAACTCCAACAACGGAAACAAATCCGGTGGATCTGGTTCATCATATGGATCACCGCCACCTCATTTCGCCACTCCCGCTCATTATCCCCAAATGCACCCGCACCATCAGGATATGCTTG GTGGCAAGTTCTACGGCGGAGGCGTCGGTGGCGCCGGGCCTTGCGGTTACCAGGCGGCGGTGGGCGCCGGAGTGGCCTACCCGCACTTGCCGCCCGGACCCCTCGTCTACGCAGCTCCCATACAACAGTAA